The following are from one region of the Chloroflexota bacterium genome:
- the purQ gene encoding phosphoribosylformylglycinamidine synthase subunit PurQ, with amino-acid sequence MTVRIGVVVFPGSNCDADTLHALTIVGAEAVPLWHESVDLGGAAAVVLPGGFAYGDYLRAGVIARFSPVMRSVAAFASGGGLVLGICNGFQVLAEAGLVPGALLRNRGLRFLGRDVHVVPERLDTPFTRALPDRRPLRLPIAHGEGAYFADEASLDAIEAAGGVLFRYATADGRAVAADDREANPNGSLRAIAGVVAPNGNVAGLMPHPERATEAVLGSDDGRLLLRSLVEAAAERASGAAVAVGAR; translated from the coding sequence ATGACCGTGCGGATCGGGGTCGTCGTCTTCCCGGGCAGCAACTGCGACGCCGACACGCTCCACGCCCTCACGATCGTCGGGGCGGAAGCCGTGCCCCTGTGGCACGAGTCCGTCGACCTCGGCGGTGCGGCGGCGGTCGTCCTGCCGGGTGGCTTCGCCTATGGCGACTACCTCCGCGCCGGCGTCATCGCCCGATTCAGCCCGGTCATGCGGAGCGTGGCCGCCTTCGCGTCCGGCGGCGGCCTCGTCCTCGGCATCTGCAACGGCTTCCAGGTCCTCGCGGAGGCGGGCCTCGTGCCGGGAGCCCTGCTCCGCAATCGCGGCCTGCGCTTCCTCGGACGGGACGTCCACGTCGTGCCGGAGCGCCTCGACACGCCGTTCACCCGCGCCCTCCCGGATCGCCGGCCGCTCCGCCTCCCGATCGCCCACGGCGAGGGGGCGTATTTCGCGGACGAGGCGTCGCTTGACGCGATCGAGGCGGCCGGCGGCGTCCTCTTCCGGTATGCGACCGCCGACGGACGAGCCGTCGCCGCGGATGACCGGGAGGCGAATCCGAACGGCTCGCTCCGCGCGATCGCCGGCGTCGTCGCCCCGAACGGCAACGTCGCCGGCCTCATGCCGCACCCGGAGCGCGCCACGGAGGCGGTCCTCGGCTCGGATGACGGTCGGCTCCTCCTGCGGTCCCTCGTCGAGGCGGCGGCCGAACGAGCGTCCGGTGCGGCGGTCGCCGTGGGCGCCCGATGA